From Planktothrix sp. FACHB-1365:
AGATTTTTTGAGTTAAAAAGGGTTGTCCTCCTGTCCAATTAATAATTTCCCGCATCACAGCCTGAGCATTTGTAACTTTTTTCTCTAAACCTGGAATTAAAGGTTGAACTTCGTTGAGGGTAAAACCTTCTAATTCAATGGCTGTCCCAATATTAAAGGGGGTACGACTGCGATCAGAAATTAAATCGGACGGTGTAGCAACCCCAAATAAGGCAAAGCTAACCCGGTTATATTCAGGATTAATTGCTCTTTGGTTATAACAAAATCGAATAAAAGCAAAAAAATCATCAACTTTAAAATTTAAACTGAGAATACTATCAATTTCATCTACAAAAATAATTAACTTTTTATCGGGAAATTGAGTGAATAAAATATCCTCTATAAAGTTACTTAATCGTTGAACTACTGAAATATCTTCTTCTTCTTTCCACCAATTCTTTAAATTAAATTTACCTAACAGGTTAAATCCACGCCATAATTCGCTAACAATTCCTTTATACCATTGTTGCGCTGTTACCATTTCGCTGCCAATGCGCGTCATATCTAATGTTGTACATTGAAAGCCTTCTTGTTGTAAACGATAACGAGTTTTAACCAGCAAAGAGGATTTCCCCATTTGTCGAGAATTTAACACATAACAAAAATGCCCTTGTTGTAATTGAGAATACAGATCAGAATCTGCTTTTCTCACAACATAAGTCGGAGCATCTTGGGCTAAACTTCCCCCAATTTGATAGTTAGAATAAATCATGAGATCTAGGGCACACCGAACAGCTTAATGGGTAGCAGTATATTATTTTTTTGAGCCTCTTGCCTTAAGATCCCGATTAATGGTATAGGTTGACAATCCCCGCCCTATAAAGTGCGGAGATTCTTAAGAGATGTAAATCCTTAAAGGGTTAGCCAAAAACCCCCTAGACACTCGCTCAAAATTGAGTCTGTGCTTACTTTTAACCAAAATATTGGCACTCCCATTAATATCGGCGGAAACAAGATGTTTATCCTTTGTTATATACAATCCTTTTAGGACGGGGTTTCAAACCCCAATTTTCGATGACAGAACATTTTAATCTGCTTAAAAATTTAACACAGATGAACAAAAAACTGGCTGTTTCTCTCTTGACTCTTCTCTTTACCGTTAATTTTCCTTTATTAGGTTGGGCCGAAACCGTGTTAGAAAAAGTAAACCGGACAGGGGTGCTGACCGCAGGGGTGAGGACGGATGCGGTTCCCTTTGGTTATACTGACAACAATAACGCCTTACAAGGATATTCTGTTGATTTAATTAAATTGATTCAACAGCGTTTAGAGAAACAATTGAATAAACCGATTAAATTAGAATTAAAAACCGTCACCTTAAAAAATCGATTTACTCAAATAGAAACAGGTCAATTAGATATTGTCTGTGAAGCCACCAGCATTACACCAGAACGAGAAGAAATGGTTGATTTTTCCATTCCCTATTTTACCAGTGGAATTCAACTGCTAGTCCGAGAAGCGGATGCAGAACGTTTAGATCCCACAAAAGCCTCAGAAACTCAATTAGAAACTATCCGAGAAAATAATATCACCGTTGGATTTTTACTCGGAACCACAACAGATGATGAATTCCGTCCCATTTATCCTGAAGCAAAATGGCAAGTTGTGGGTAGTCGTGCGGATGGAATTCGTCGGTTAAAATCAGAAGAAATTGATTTAATGGCGAGTGATGGGATTTTATTATTAGGTGAATTATGGGAACAAGGCGAAGATTTTAAAGCGTTTCGTTTAGTACCTGAACAACCTTTAACCTTTGAAAATTACGGCTGTATTTTACCTCAAAATAGTGCTCAATGGGGAACCTTGGTTAACCAAACCATTACCAGTGAAGAAAATACTCAACTATGGAACCAATGGTTTGACCCTAAAACAGGGCGTTTTCCTTACCAACGTTTTCAAAGTAAAGCTAAACCTTAAAAGGGGAAAGTCCTCTCCTTTGACTTTTTATTCCTAGTATCATTAATGTCAAATTCAGCCAAAAACCTCTGATTATATGAAATCCTGAAAAGAATGCTACAAATTCCCCCCTGTAGAGACGTTGCATGCAACGTCTCTACAGGGGGGTTAGGAAGGATCATCTGTAGCATCTATAATTGGATTTCATATTAGATCCCCCTAAATCCCCCTTAAAAAGGGGGACTTTGAATTCTAATCCTCCCCTTTGAAAGGTAGGGGTGATCAAGGACTAGAAAAAAATCAACGAACTTTTGGTAATCAGCCTACTTTTAGCTTTAAAAATGTAGGTTTTAACCATTGGAGGAGGGAACATTCGGTTTGATTAACCGTTGAATACTAACGTATATTGCTAATAGAATTACTCCCACTGATAGAAAACTAAACAAAACCGTTCCCATTGTGAATAAACCCACAACCAGGGTACGAACTGCTGTTGATATTTGAATCACCGTAAAATTCTCGGATTGAATCGGTTTGTTAGCGAATTTTTCAGCGATAATATGGGTTAATTTATAAAAGACTAAGGCAACTCCCCCATACATTAACCCATTCGTAATACAACGGAATAAATTAATAGTATCTGTTTGTGAGGTCGTTTGAGGTGTTTTAGAAGTAGATTCAATCATAGTTTATGAGTGGGCTAAACGAATACCAGTAGAAATAAATTTTGCTGTCCAAAACTCTAATTCTGGGTTAGCGATTTGGGTTTTTACAGCTTCTAAAACCCGTAAAGCTTCGGCTTCAGATTCTGTTAAGGCAAACACCGTTGGCCCGGAACCAGACATCATGGTTCCCAGAACACCTTGAGCCTCAAAAGCTTCTCGCAGTTGTAAGACTTGGGGATATTCGGGTAAGGCAACTTTCTCTAAATCATTGTGCAGCAATTTACCAATTTCTGCCCCATCTCGGTGCATAATTGCAGAAACCATCGGCCCAGAATGAACCCGTTGTTGACGAGTTTCTAAGTCTTGAACGTCTGAAACGTAGCTATCACTAAACTGTTGACGATAGGTTTTATAAGCCCAAACCGTCGAAATTCCCAAGTTCCGATATTTAGCTAAAACCACATACAAATGATCTAAATTCGTGAGGGGAGAAAGTTGTTCACCTCGTCCCGTTGCTAAGGCAGTTCCACCTTGAATACAAAAGGGAACATCCGAACCAATTTGAGCCGCTAATTCTTCTAATTCACTTTGAGTTAAGCCTAATTGCCAGATTAAATCTAAACCCACTAAAACCGCCGCCGCATCCGTTGAACCTCCCGCTAAACCTGCGGCAATGGGAATATTTTTTTTGATATTAATTTCCACTCCCCCAAATTGTGCCATCGCATCGGGGAATTGTTGGGCTAATAAGGCTGCCGCCCGATAAGCTAAATTCGTGTGATCATTGGGAACTTCTGCATGGGCACAGCGCACACTAATGGTATCAATTCCAATCGATTGAATGTCAATTTGATCGGCTAAACTAATACTTTGGAGTACCATCGCCAATTCGTGATATCCATCGGGGCGATCGCCTATAATTTCTAAGTAGAGGTTAATTTTTGCCGGAGCAATTAAAGAATAGGAACGCATTTGTATTCACAAGACAAACAAAGTTGTTGATTGTTTACAGGTAAGGGCGGGGTCACCCCGCCCCTACAACTGTTGATCGTTGACTGATAGTTCAGTCCATAAACAGTTACTCAAATTTACCCATTGTTCAACACTGAGGTCTTCGGCGCGAACTTGGGGGTTAATCTCTAATTGTTCCAGTAATTGGGTTAATTGATCTCGACTGACCACACTTTGTAAATTATTTCTTAACATTTTGCGTTTACTGGAAAATCCTAATTTGAGTAAAGTTTCCAAATATTGGGGGTTAGAGGCGGGATGTTGGATGGGACGGGGACGCAAACGAATCACCGCAGAATCCACTTTTGGCGGGGGATAAAAGGCTTTTGCGGGGACATCACAGATATAATCGCAGTCGGCGAGATATTGGACTCGAACAGACAACGCCCCAAAGGTTTTAGACCCTGCATGGGCGGTGATACGTTGAGCAACTTCTTTTTGAACTAACAGGACAATTAATTGAAATGGGTTGGGGTTTGGTTCCCCAATGGTTCCTAATAATTGTTCAACAATTGGCCCGGTAATATTATAGGGAATATTAGCAACAACTTTATTGGGATTTTTGAAATTGGGAAAATTCTGTAATTGCGTTGCAATATCTAAGGTTAAAATATCCCCTTGTAATAATAAAAAATTCTCTTTATTGCCTAATCGTTTAACCAGATTTTTGCATAAATCCGTATCAATTTCAACCGCAACAACAGACGTAGCTCCTGATAGCAATTGAGTGGTTAAAATTCCTGTTCCTGGGCCAATTTCCAAGATTCGATCTGAGGGAGATAATGACGCAGATTTAACAATTTTACTTAACGCTTTTTCACTGCGTAACCAATGTTGAGCAAATTGTTTTCGAGGTTGGGGCGATCGCATAGAGGAATTAAATAATGGGACTACCATGATGATGAATTAAATACCATTGATTTGCCATCCGAGTATAAATATTCGTTGCCATTGATGTTGCTTGCAGGCGACGGCGACCGACAATTTGCATCACATTTTCTGTTAAAATAACATAAGCAATATCTCCATTAATTTCCGTTGAGATAATTTGGGTTTCAATTTCTAAATATTGAGTGGCTTTAAAAATTTGCTCCCAGGAAGCTCGAATAGCTTCCCATCCTTTCACCGCTTTCCGTCCAGGATGAATGCAAACCGAAGCAGTTCCCTTTGACCAAAGGGTACTCATGGCTTCTAAATCCTGTTTTTCAAAAGCTCGATAAAATGCTTTATTGATCGTTAATACCAGTTGTTCATCCGTCATAACGCTGAAGTAGGGTGAGGGGGTGAGGGAAACCAGAATAAGCGGCTCTCTTCACAAGTGGCCCGAATTATGTCAGTATCATTTCCAGCATCAGGTGTTAGGGATTGGTTAACGGTTAACCGTTGGCTATCAACCGTCAACATCAAAATGTGACAGACTCGCTCAACTTCTCACCCAAATTAGGCCGTGTCAAATCGAACTCAATTGTTAGTTAGTCGTGTTTTAGTGGCTGTGATTGCCATGACCACACCACAAATTGCTCAAGCTACGGAAATTGTAGCTCAAGCCAACCCCCAAGCCAACAAACAGCTTAATGATTTGTTAGAACAGGGCCGAAAGTTGGTGGATGCTGGAGATCTGGAAAATGCCATTACCATCTATACCCAAGCGGTTGCTTTAGATCCTAGAAACGCTAAAATTTATTCAGGGATTGCCTATTTAGAAGCGTTACGCGGTAACTTCCAAGTTGCGGCTCAATATTATCAAAATGCCTTAATCTTAGAACCTAATAATGCGGATTTTCAGTATGGTTTAGGGTTTAGTTTAGCCAATTTACAACAATATGATGCGGCGGCGGATGCCTATCGTCGGGCGACAATGCTCAAACGCGATAATATTCAAGCCCATCAAGGGTTAGCCGCAACCTTATTCCGTAAAGGGGACTATACAGGGGCAATTCGAGCTTATCAAACTATTCTCACCCTTGACCCGCGTAATTGGCAAGCTTATTCTTCGATGGGGATGGCATTTCTCAAGCAAGAAAACGTGATGAAAGCCTTAGAAGTGCTGCAACAAGCGGCAATGATAGCCCCCAATGAAGCGAGTATTCAAATTAAATTAGGAGCCGCTTTATTAAAATATGGCGATCGCAATGGGGGTGTTGCCGCCTTTGAACGTGCCGCCCAACTCGCTCCCCGTGATGGCGATGTGCAATTCCAAATTGGTGAAATTTTTAAAGCTGAGGAAAACTGGGAAGCCGCCAGCCAAGCTTATCAACGGGCTTTAGCGTTAAAACCAACTTTGATGGAAGCGAATGCAGCCCTGGGAGAATTGCAACTCGCACAACAAGATTATGTCGGGGCAATTATTAGTTATCGTCGGGTGATTGAAAATAATCCCAATGATGCCTCTGCCCATTTTAATATGGGATTGGCGCTGAAAGGCCGAGGCAGTCGAGAGCAACAAGCGATCGCGTCTTTCCAAAAAGCCTTAGAACTTTATCAGCAACAAGGCAATCCCGAAGGCGTCAAAAAAACCCAAGCTGCTTTACAGCAATTACAACCGAAGAAAAAGTAAATTGATGTTATTGGCGATCGCATTCCCATTAGAAACAAATTAAGCTGTTTTTAGGAAGGTGCGATCGCACAAAGTCATCTCCAAAACCTGTGTCATCAACTATGATAGAAAGGGAGGCAATTGTGCAATTAAGTGAGGCTATTGCCCATAAATTTCAGCCAGAAAAAATTATTTTGTTTGGCTCTTATGCTTATGGTAATCCCCAAGATGACTCGGATGTAGATTTATTAGTAATTTTGCCATACAAGGGAAGCAGCTTTCGCAAAACTTGGGAAATTTTGAATAAAATTCAGCCTAAATTTGCTATAGATTTGTTAGTACGAAGTCCTATAGAGGTGGAGCAACGCCTCGCATGGAATAATTTTTTTCTGCGGGAAATTATCGAAAAAGGAAAGGTGATTTATGAATCCCCTAACCGTTGAATGGGTTGATAAAGCTGAGGGGGATTTTACGACCGCTTTAAGGGAATAGCGATCACATATTCTATAGGTTTTCTTCACTTAAATTAAAAGGAATAATTACTGATTGTAACCAATGGGTAAATTCTTTTCTGGTGATTTCTCCTGATGCGACTTGAATAATAACTTTTTCCTGTTCTTCTACATTGGCATTAATTTCAAAACCATTCAGGATTAAAAAAACTTCCATTGCTGCATGACCCGTTCTTTTATTCCCATCCAGAAACGGATGATTTTTAATCAAAGAAAAACCTAATGCTGCCGCTTTTTCTGCAAGAGTCGTATAAAGTTCTTGGCCCCCAAAAGTCATTTGCGGTTGAGCAACAGCCGATTCCAGTAAACCCCGATTTGTAATTCCTAAACCCCCACCCGTCTGAGCAATAATTTGATGATGAATATCTAAAATTTGTTCTATAGTTAAGTAGAGCATTAGGCTAGACGTTGATAAAGCTCATGGTTTTTATTGAGGACATATTCTGTGGCTTTTTGATAGGATAGGGTTGGCGGTTTGATAGTAATAATCAGTTGTCCTTCCTGTTGAGTTAGTTCAACTTCTTGGCTATCTCCTAATAATTCCTTGGGGATTAAAACTCCTTGTTCGGTAACTTTTAATTTCATGGGTTTTATTTGTGCTAAGATTAGTCAAGTTTATTCTATCATTTCCTCTAACCAACTTTGCATCGCCCCTAACAAATTATCCTGACTGGGGGGAAACCCGCGCAAAGGTGCTGACCGGGGTTCATCTCATCAAAGTTGAGTCTATATTGATTTGCCAATTTTCATCAATAAATTGCAGATTTTCATCATAAATAAGCGTCAGTTCACCAAGATTTTTTGACTCATTATGATTAGATAAATATTCAGCAAGCTCAGGAACAAATTGAAGGAAAAACTTGAGTTGAAGCCAGCGTTTTTGACCTGTGAAACCAATAGCACTACTGACTAATTCAAAAGATAGGGAACGGGGTAAAATAATCTCTTCATAAAATTCATCTTGTTCATCCCAGTATCCAGATATTTTATACTCGCATAATTCCAGATGTTCTGTCACCAGTGCGTTAGCATCTAGATTTGCTAATACCTCTGTTAAATCTTGCCAAACTGGGTGAGTTTTTAATTGTAGTTTTGTCATGGTTGGTTGCTGATTAATGCTCTGTTACAAAACCGGGAAAATGTAAGACTCCATCTATTACTTTTGATTTAAAATCAAACCCTTCAATTTCTGAAGGAACCAGACCAATATTCCCGCGAGGGGAAACAATTCCTTTTTCAATAGCTTTTAAATGTTTATGATTTTGGTCATATTTTATCACCAGTTGGATTTGCTCTTTGCTAAAAGATACTAACTGACCATTAGCAGTTTTATAGATTATATCAGGCTGAATTTCTGCCCAGCTATTGGGTAGATGTTCCATTCAATTTTTACTAAGATTATCAAATTTTATTTGACCATTTCCTCTAACCAAGTTTGAATTACTCCTAACAAATTATCCTGACTGGGGGGAAAACTGCGTAAAGGTACTTCTAGGGTTTCATCAGTTATCCAGAGAATGTGTAAACCCAGTTTAGCATCGGCAATTTTGCCACAGCAGGTGAGGAGTGGGGTATGAAGTTTACAGTCATAATTTAAACGGATTAATAATATTGAGTTGTCGAGAAACAATTAACCCATCCTGCATATCTTCAGAATACAGAGTATCTGCACCACCCGATAAAGCACTGGCAACAATCAAACTATCCCAAAACGAGAAATTATATTGAATGCGTAAATCAGAAGCTATAACAATAATATTGCGATCAATATCCATGACAATACAACCCTGATAAAATTCTTCAATAATCTGTTTAATTTTAATTTCACTAAGTTTGGCTTTTTTGCATAAAACAGCACAAACTTCATTAATCACTTGGGTACTAATTAAAATGTTTTTTTGATTAGTCAAATTGATAGCAATGTTATGCTTTTTAATTTCTTCAGAACGATCGCTATCTGGATCTATCAAAAATTGATATAACCATATATTAGAATCACAAAAACTCAGAGGATTTGGCATAACTAGAGTTGATGTATGTCATCTTTGGTTAATTTACGCACACCCGGAACGGAAATTGGATTTTGCGTTAATTCGGCAATGATTCCCGTTTGAGAAATTCTTTTAGGTTGTTTGAGGATAATCACTGTCACCTCGTTTTCTTCTCTTAAATCCTGTTGATATTCTTCTGGTATCTCGATGATACCTTGTTGGATTTTTGCTTTAAATTCAACGGAATTAGCCATCTTGTATTCTCCTTGTCTATGATTAAGCTTGATCAATCTGTTCGCGGGTGAGAAAACCATTGACTTTAATCGGCTTTTCTGTTAAAGTATCAATGATATCTGGGTTTTTCATATTGACTTGAAAACTGGCTAAATTATCAAGTTGATTTTTAGGTTGAAACGCTTCGAGAATGGCTTGGATTTGGGTAATTTGTTCCGGTTTTAACCCACTGATATTAATAGTTTTGCTCATAATTGATGGACATGAATAGGATATGATAATTTTAACACATTTCCTCTAACCAACTTTGCATCGCCCCTAACAAATTATCCTGACTGGGGGGAAACCCGCGTAAAGGTGCTTCGAGGGGTTCATCGGTTATCCAGAGGATATGTAAACCCAGGTTAGTATCGGCAATTTTGCGACAGCAGGTGAGGAGTGGGGGATGAGGTTTACAGTTATGGAAAATTAGGGCTAGGTGGCGTTTTTGCAGTTGTTTTTTTACGGTGAGAATCTGTTGTTTGAGTTGGGCAAAGTTGCTGACAGTGGGGATGTCTGTTTCGGGGAGTGCGAGGGAGTAAATTAGGGTGCAAAGTTCTTGACAAATAGCGCTGGTGTCTGTTTCATCTGCTAGGGATTGAATGTTGATAGGTAGGGGGTAAGTTTGGGTAGTGGGTTGGAGTTGGGTGAGAATGTCGAATATAAAAATAACGTGATTATCTGGCTTCTGGAAGGTCATTGCTCTTAGTCCATTAAATGTGGCACTCACTATCTGAACACCTAGCCATGCTTTTACCGCATTTTCAGCTACACCCAAGCCTCTACCTGCGAGTGTCATCCAAATTGGCGTGCTAGTTTCAGAATCATACAAATTTGACCAACTCACGGGATTTTCTGCCGGATTTTGACAAATAACAGGCAACCAACTGGCACAGGGAAAATAGTTTTCTATTCCATGTAACTGTTCTCGCGCTTCTCTGACAGCAAGATATAAAGATTTACCATTAGAAAAAGAATTTAAAAAATATTTCAAAAACTCTTTCGCCACTAAATCCGGTACAGGTTCCCGCATGACAATCATTTGAGGAATCTGTAACTCGGTTAAATCTCTAGCAATCCCTAACCCATCACAGGAATTGAAAATCGCTAACTGTAACCCTCGTTCAATCGCCTTTTTTAGAGCATATTTTAAATCAGTAATCGTCAAACTTTCTTTAGAATTAATATACATTTTTCCCGTCGTACCATCGGGATTACTGCTACTATGTCCAGCAAAAAATAAAATATCCCACCCGTTCTCATCCCAAAGTTTTTCGTTAAATTCCTGTCGGTTGGGTTCAACTAAAAACTCCGGTTCAGCATTAGATAAATTTTCCAAAAATTTCCGATCTGCATTAATATCAATACCAGTTTTATCACCTAAAATCGCTAATATTCTAACTTTGGGTTTAGGTTTAACTAACTTTTCTACTCGTTCAAAGGCAGAAGAAAACAGCGCCACTTCTGCTAAACGATAACTGGCAAATAAATCCCACAAATACCAAGGCAATCTTCGCAATAGAGGATCTTCTGTCTGAATAATGACTCGAACAATATCATCGGTTTCTATCTTTTGCAGAAACTTCTCTTTAATGGGGCGAAAGAGTTCTGAATTAAGCCAATGGTTTAACTGTTCTTTTAAAAGATTACCGTTTTTTATTAAATCAAGATTTGAAAAGCTGTTAACTGGATCTGATAGTGTCATCATCCTAAAACCTGACAGCTTTTTGCGATATTCTGATTGCCAAATCATGTAAGTCCAAGGAAATTCAGTAATATCGAGATTTTTCTGTATTAACAGGAATGCAAGGTGATGTAACCCTCTCTGGACACAAAGATAAAAGGCAAAACTAATGACGATTTGTTTAGGAATACTAAAGGGGGGAAGTTTGCCATCGGCGGAAATGTGGGAGCGATCGCCCTTTTCTGAGATCTGCAAGTTGACCGGAAATCCTTGCTCAAAACTGCCTTCCCCAATTTTAAGAATAACTAACTTTTCCATAGCTCCAGTCTATTAAGTTAATAGATAAGAAAGGCGATCGCAATTTCTTTGCATCACTTAAATGAGCAGGAACTTTGCGCTTTCACTTATAATAGACATCTCCGAAAATCTCCAAATGCCCTCTATAGCTAATTTTGGAATCTCTAGCACTCCTGTGCCAGCTTCTCCAAAAGTAACGGATTCATAGGCTTTTTCAGTCACATTAATAATAACTAATGAATTTTATCTCTGATATTCAATCATTTTTCAAAAGAATTCTGGGCAATTCTTAGATGGTAATACAATCGCTCCTATTCGCCATCTTATTAA
This genomic window contains:
- a CDS encoding type II toxin-antitoxin system death-on-curing family toxin; its protein translation is MLYLTIEQILDIHHQIIAQTGGGLGITNRGLLESAVAQPQMTFGGQELYTTLAEKAAALGFSLIKNHPFLDGNKRTGHAAMEVFLILNGFEINANVEEQEKVIIQVASGEITRKEFTHWLQSVIIPFNLSEENL
- a CDS encoding DUF3082 domain-containing protein, with the protein product MIESTSKTPQTTSQTDTINLFRCITNGLMYGGVALVFYKLTHIIAEKFANKPIQSENFTVIQISTAVRTLVVGLFTMGTVLFSFLSVGVILLAIYVSIQRLIKPNVPSSNG
- the rsmA gene encoding 16S rRNA (adenine(1518)-N(6)/adenine(1519)-N(6))-dimethyltransferase RsmA gives rise to the protein MRSPQPRKQFAQHWLRSEKALSKIVKSASLSPSDRILEIGPGTGILTTQLLSGATSVVAVEIDTDLCKNLVKRLGNKENFLLLQGDILTLDIATQLQNFPNFKNPNKVVANIPYNITGPIVEQLLGTIGEPNPNPFQLIVLLVQKEVAQRITAHAGSKTFGALSVRVQYLADCDYICDVPAKAFYPPPKVDSAVIRLRPRPIQHPASNPQYLETLLKLGFSSKRKMLRNNLQSVVSRDQLTQLLEQLEINPQVRAEDLSVEQWVNLSNCLWTELSVNDQQL
- a CDS encoding CHAT domain-containing protein, producing MEKLVILKIGEGSFEQGFPVNLQISEKGDRSHISADGKLPPFSIPKQIVISFAFYLCVQRGLHHLAFLLIQKNLDITEFPWTYMIWQSEYRKKLSGFRMMTLSDPVNSFSNLDLIKNGNLLKEQLNHWLNSELFRPIKEKFLQKIETDDIVRVIIQTEDPLLRRLPWYLWDLFASYRLAEVALFSSAFERVEKLVKPKPKVRILAILGDKTGIDINADRKFLENLSNAEPEFLVEPNRQEFNEKLWDENGWDILFFAGHSSSNPDGTTGKMYINSKESLTITDLKYALKKAIERGLQLAIFNSCDGLGIARDLTELQIPQMIVMREPVPDLVAKEFLKYFLNSFSNGKSLYLAVREAREQLHGIENYFPCASWLPVICQNPAENPVSWSNLYDSETSTPIWMTLAGRGLGVAENAVKAWLGVQIVSATFNGLRAMTFQKPDNHVIFIFDILTQLQPTTQTYPLPINIQSLADETDTSAICQELCTLIYSLALPETDIPTVSNFAQLKQQILTVKKQLQKRHLALIFHNCKPHPPLLTCCRKIADTNLGLHILWITDEPLEAPLRGFPPSQDNLLGAMQSWLEEMC
- a CDS encoding nuclear transport factor 2 family protein, translating into MTDEQLVLTINKAFYRAFEKQDLEAMSTLWSKGTASVCIHPGRKAVKGWEAIRASWEQIFKATQYLEIETQIISTEINGDIAYVILTENVMQIVGRRRLQATSMATNIYTRMANQWYLIHHHGSPII
- a CDS encoding PIN domain-containing protein, with product MPNPLSFCDSNIWLYQFLIDPDSDRSEEIKKHNIAINLTNQKNILISTQVINEVCAVLCKKAKLSEIKIKQIIEEFYQGCIVMDIDRNIIVIASDLRIQYNFSFWDSLIVASALSGGADTLYSEDMQDGLIVSRQLNIINPFKL
- the ispE gene encoding 4-(cytidine 5'-diphospho)-2-C-methyl-D-erythritol kinase, giving the protein MRSYSLIAPAKINLYLEIIGDRPDGYHELAMVLQSISLADQIDIQSIGIDTISVRCAHAEVPNDHTNLAYRAAALLAQQFPDAMAQFGGVEINIKKNIPIAAGLAGGSTDAAAVLVGLDLIWQLGLTQSELEELAAQIGSDVPFCIQGGTALATGRGEQLSPLTNLDHLYVVLAKYRNLGISTVWAYKTYRQQFSDSYVSDVQDLETRQQRVHSGPMVSAIMHRDGAEIGKLLHNDLEKVALPEYPQVLQLREAFEAQGVLGTMMSGSGPTVFALTESEAEALRVLEAVKTQIANPELEFWTAKFISTGIRLAHS
- a CDS encoding nucleotidyltransferase domain-containing protein; its protein translation is MQLSEAIAHKFQPEKIILFGSYAYGNPQDDSDVDLLVILPYKGSSFRKTWEILNKIQPKFAIDLLVRSPIEVEQRLAWNNFFLREIIEKGKVIYESPNR
- a CDS encoding amino acid ABC transporter substrate-binding protein; the encoded protein is MNKKLAVSLLTLLFTVNFPLLGWAETVLEKVNRTGVLTAGVRTDAVPFGYTDNNNALQGYSVDLIKLIQQRLEKQLNKPIKLELKTVTLKNRFTQIETGQLDIVCEATSITPEREEMVDFSIPYFTSGIQLLVREADAERLDPTKASETQLETIRENNITVGFLLGTTTDDEFRPIYPEAKWQVVGSRADGIRRLKSEEIDLMASDGILLLGELWEQGEDFKAFRLVPEQPLTFENYGCILPQNSAQWGTLVNQTITSEENTQLWNQWFDPKTGRFPYQRFQSKAKP
- a CDS encoding tetratricopeptide repeat protein, whose protein sequence is MSNRTQLLVSRVLVAVIAMTTPQIAQATEIVAQANPQANKQLNDLLEQGRKLVDAGDLENAITIYTQAVALDPRNAKIYSGIAYLEALRGNFQVAAQYYQNALILEPNNADFQYGLGFSLANLQQYDAAADAYRRATMLKRDNIQAHQGLAATLFRKGDYTGAIRAYQTILTLDPRNWQAYSSMGMAFLKQENVMKALEVLQQAAMIAPNEASIQIKLGAALLKYGDRNGGVAAFERAAQLAPRDGDVQFQIGEIFKAEENWEAASQAYQRALALKPTLMEANAALGELQLAQQDYVGAIISYRRVIENNPNDASAHFNMGLALKGRGSREQQAIASFQKALELYQQQGNPEGVKKTQAALQQLQPKKK